A single genomic interval of Amycolatopsis albispora harbors:
- a CDS encoding ESX secretion-associated protein EspG, which translates to MTTTETSVLFGLVELDLLRTYAGTRFPFPLRVPSFGRIEGERRELLAAAGAALAERGLASADGPCGLAEDLVTALREHRKSVDLVVVSGHGDAASVTGVVAMLTGHRAVVCSQSIGGTPGPVTVTEVPDDALTGELAHWIPKAEAASAFPVTLPPGVVGDALRLLENTAGTAAPKNQVRTLVRERGGDEAAVDALVTLLPAVTGRGQLGAVLRAASGAADRPLELSWLDSPQGRVRVDSDDRGWVSVNPLRHSELVRTLRAAAAQ; encoded by the coding sequence ATGACCACCACCGAGACCTCCGTCCTGTTCGGACTCGTCGAGCTGGACCTGCTCCGCACCTACGCGGGCACCCGGTTCCCGTTCCCGCTGCGGGTGCCCTCGTTCGGCCGGATCGAGGGTGAGCGCCGCGAGCTGCTCGCCGCCGCCGGGGCGGCGCTGGCCGAACGCGGTCTCGCCTCGGCGGACGGGCCGTGCGGCCTCGCCGAGGACCTGGTCACCGCATTGCGCGAGCACCGGAAGTCGGTCGACCTGGTGGTGGTCAGCGGGCACGGCGACGCCGCCTCGGTGACCGGGGTGGTGGCCATGCTCACCGGCCACCGGGCGGTGGTGTGCAGCCAGTCGATCGGCGGCACCCCCGGCCCGGTCACCGTCACCGAGGTCCCGGACGACGCGCTGACCGGCGAACTCGCCCACTGGATCCCGAAGGCGGAGGCCGCGTCCGCCTTCCCGGTCACGCTGCCGCCCGGTGTGGTCGGTGACGCCCTGCGGTTGCTGGAAAACACCGCGGGCACGGCCGCACCGAAGAACCAGGTGCGCACCCTGGTCCGCGAACGCGGTGGTGACGAGGCCGCCGTGGACGCACTCGTCACCCTCCTGCCCGCGGTGACCGGCCGCGGGCAGCTCGGCGCCGTGCTGCGGGCGGCATCGGGCGCGGCGGACCGGCCGCTCGAACTGTCCTGGCTGGACAGTCCACAGGGGAGAGTCAGGGTGGACAGCGACGACCGCGGCTGGGTGAGCGTCAACCCGTTGCGGCACAGCGAACTGGTCCGGACACTGCGGGCCGCGGCAGCACAGTGA